A window of Clostridium botulinum BKT015925 contains these coding sequences:
- a CDS encoding IS1182-like element ISCbo5 family transposase (programmed frameshift), with protein sequence MLTNNERKQNQLELVYIENLVPENHILRKIDKFIDFSFIRDLTKDLYCPDNGRPSVDPVVLFKMLFIGYLFGIRSERQLVKEIQVNVAYRWFLGYGLTDKIPSHSTISQNRTKRFNDTNIHQEIFDNIVFQAINRNLVDGKILYTDSTHLKANANKHKLIKKEITKSTKEYFDELEKDINKDRINHNKKPLKKDLKTSETKEIKVSTTDPDSGYMVRDGKPKGFFYLDHRTVDGKYNIITDVHVTPGNINDVDPYVKRIETQIKKFNFNTKYLVADAGYSTNPICKQVSEKNYQGVFGFRLGPHVKEKYTKYRFQYIKELDGYVCMNNFFLKYKTTTRSGYKEYVSNADECASCKYKNNCLTSDKSINRTIRRHVWEDYKDQIFAFTKTEKGKSIYKKRKEKIERSFADSKELHGLRYCRMRGIKNVSEQCLLTAAVQNMKKIAMVLSHYFSYDLIEIYTKSLHKTSNFLMLSHKRYLTKVKASNYMEAF encoded by the exons ATGCTTACTAATAATGAGAGAAAACAAAATCAATTAGAACTGGTTTATATAGAAAACTTAGTACCAGAAAATCATATACTTAGAAAAATAGATAAATTCATAGACTTTTCGTTTATACGAGATTTAACTAAGGATTTATATTGTCCTGACAATGGTAGACCATCAGTAGATCCAGTTGTGTTATTTAAAATGCTTTTTATTGGATACCTATTCGGTATACGCTCTGAGCGTCAGCTCGTAAAGGAAATACAAGTAAATGTAGCTTATAGGTGGTTCTTAGGATATGGACTTACTGATAAAATACCAAGCCATTCTACCATAAGTCAAAATAGAACAAAGAGATTCAATGATACAAATATACATCAAGAAATATTTGATAACATTGTATTTCAAGCGATTAATAGAAATTTAGTCGATGGCAAAATTTTATACACTGATTCTACCCATCTAAAAGCTAACGCTAATAAACATAAACTTATAAAAAAAGAAATAACTAAATCTACAAAGGAATACTTTGATGAATTAGAAAAAGATATTAATAAAGATAGAATTAATCATAATAAAAAGCCTCTAAAAAAAGACCTAAAAACATCTGAAACCAAAGAAATAAAAGTAAGTACAACTGATCCAGACAGTGGATATATGGTTAGGGACGGAAAACCAAAAGGTTTTTTTTATTTAGATCATAGAACTGTTGACGGAAAATATAATATTATAACTGATGTTCATGTAACTCCAGGTAATATTAATGATGTAGATCCTTATGTTAAAAGAATAGAGACGCAAATAAAAAAGTTTAATTTTAATACAAAGTATTTAGTAGCTGATGCTGGTTATTCTACAAATCCTATTTGTAAGCAAGTTTCAGAAAAAAATTATCAAGGTGTTTTTGGTTTCCGTTTAGGACCTCATGTTAAAGAAAAGTATACTAAATATAGATTTCAATATATTAAAGAATTAGATGGATATGTATGTATGAATAACTTCTTTTTAAAATACAAAACCACTACAAGAAGCGGATATAAAGAATATGTTAGTAATGCGGATGAATGTGCTTCATGCAAATATAAAAATAATTGCTTAACATCTGATAAATCAATTAACAGAACTATACGTCGTCATGTTTGGGAAGATTATAAGGATCAAATTTTTGCATTTACTAAAACTGAAAAAGGTAAAAGTATTTATAAAAAACGTAAAGAAAAAATTGAGCGTAGCTTTGCTGATTCAAAAGAATTACATGGGCTGCGCTATTGTCGCATGCGAGGAATTAAAAATGTTTCCGAGCAATGCTTACTTACAGCAGCAGTTCAGAATATGAAAAAGATAGCCATGGTGCTATCGCACTATTTTTCGTATGATTTAATTGAAATTTATACCAAATCATTACACAAAACTAGCAACTTTTTA ATGCTATCGCATAAAAGATATTTGACGAAAGTAAAAGCCTCCAATTACATGGAGGCTTTTTGA
- a CDS encoding 50S ribosomal protein L25, whose amino-acid sequence MSQVAIAINEREKTDTNGRLRRNGQVPCIMYGEHLEKAIPIKVNYNQLIRILKTNSKGSILKLQLNNQTKNCVIKEIQKDTVTGKIIHIDFQNVSKDEIIKMTIPIEFTGIDKLQSKRLILETFITEIDMQGKVQEIPETIKIDASKMNFNNKLFIHDIKLPEGIRLLSDPNALVAVINSTDISSKDDEETE is encoded by the coding sequence ATGTCACAAGTAGCAATTGCTATAAATGAAAGAGAAAAAACTGACACCAATGGAAGACTTAGAAGAAATGGACAAGTTCCGTGTATAATGTATGGAGAACATTTAGAAAAAGCAATTCCTATTAAAGTAAACTATAATCAACTAATAAGAATTTTAAAAACCAATTCTAAAGGTTCTATTTTAAAACTTCAATTAAATAATCAAACTAAAAATTGCGTTATAAAAGAAATTCAAAAAGATACTGTAACAGGAAAAATAATTCATATAGATTTCCAAAATGTAAGTAAAGATGAAATTATAAAAATGACTATACCAATTGAATTTACTGGTATTGATAAGTTACAAAGTAAAAGATTAATTTTAGAAACTTTTATAACTGAAATTGATATGCAAGGTAAAGTTCAAGAAATACCAGAAACAATAAAAATAGATGCTTCTAAAATGAACTTTAATAATAAATTATTTATACATGATATTAAACTGCCTGAAGGTATAAGGCTTCTATCGGATCCTAATGCACTTGTAGCAGTAATAAATAGCACTGATATTTCATCTAAAGATGACGAAGAAACTGAATAA
- a CDS encoding fused DSP-PTPase phosphatase/NAD kinase-like protein, producing MKNYMKKTNFCFTLFILLFLISLPVNAKILSTDAPVPPKPLVVLDSNSTSPLPSFFRIIPELNISGSKQFTPAQLKNIQNKINSKNLYIVDLREESHGFINDNTAISFYLPRKYINDNFNTHEILKKEKLDLDSIKNVENLNIYDQMGTLKATLKPDKVLSEKKLTTHNKINYVRLPVIDNYVPSPEIVDKFIKLIKDKPHKSHLHFHCKEGQGRTTMFMAMYEMMYNEKNLTLDEILKHQQDAGGIVLTGNPARATFLKNFYDYTTENKKNNFHTSYSQWLKNKNS from the coding sequence ATGAAAAACTATATGAAAAAAACTAACTTTTGCTTTACACTATTTATTTTATTATTTTTAATTTCCTTACCCGTTAATGCCAAAATACTATCTACAGATGCACCTGTACCTCCAAAACCACTTGTTGTATTAGATTCTAATTCAACTTCTCCACTTCCAAGTTTTTTTAGAATAATCCCAGAGCTGAATATATCAGGAAGTAAACAATTTACTCCTGCTCAATTAAAAAATATTCAGAACAAAATAAATAGTAAAAATTTATATATAGTTGATTTAAGAGAAGAATCACATGGTTTTATAAATGATAATACAGCCATAAGCTTTTACCTTCCTAGGAAATATATTAATGATAATTTTAATACTCATGAAATATTAAAGAAAGAAAAATTGGATTTAGATTCTATAAAGAATGTAGAAAATCTTAATATTTATGATCAAATGGGAACCTTAAAAGCAACTTTAAAACCAGATAAGGTTTTATCAGAAAAAAAACTTACTACACATAACAAAATAAACTATGTACGTCTTCCTGTAATAGATAATTATGTTCCTAGTCCCGAAATTGTAGATAAATTTATTAAACTTATTAAAGATAAACCACACAAATCACATCTTCACTTTCATTGTAAAGAAGGTCAAGGAAGGACCACCATGTTCATGGCTATGTATGAAATGATGTATAATGAAAAGAATCTTACTTTAGATGAAATCCTAAAACATCAGCAAGATGCTGGTGGCATAGTTCTTACTGGAAATCCAGCACGAGCTACATTTTTAAAAAATTTCTATGATTATACTACAGAAAATAAAAAGAATAATTTCCATACTTCATATTCTCAGTGGTTAAAAAATAAAAATTCCTAG
- a CDS encoding ABC transporter permease, with translation MQLFKLVLRRMKSNLFYYFLTYIAYFSALLVILFGFSFLKCSKERILDFTNGRAEHQRLINVDINGSNYIDYDKLTNILKKYSKTTAIRIDGLVMDVPKDDGIHEVPIQMVMFDKIPEWTPPIGRGTYLSPSQSKSKAKIAVIGKGVELNGISENIHVSLGEEKFKIVGVTCKKDNFSNYLGSIFIPLESLPSKMKKCIKTMNIYLLKNNGSPENEMNEILNELNKLPNINATEREVNRYLNVFCSTLATTTVVTFLIILVAVSNTIVLVFYLMLKNKKNILINIALGANKKIIWKQLFIELMVISLGSIISASLVGILLMPFVKNNFTHILNIKAIQFNYFNIIATFSSAVIMSFLISIISVKIFFKLNLTAELKGE, from the coding sequence ATGCAATTGTTCAAATTAGTTTTAAGAAGAATGAAAAGCAATTTGTTTTATTATTTTTTAACATATATAGCTTATTTTTCAGCATTATTGGTTATTTTATTTGGTTTTAGTTTTTTAAAGTGTAGTAAAGAGAGGATTCTTGATTTTACAAATGGTAGAGCAGAACACCAACGGTTAATTAACGTAGATATTAATGGTTCAAATTATATAGATTATGATAAATTAACGAATATTTTAAAGAAATATTCAAAAACAACAGCGATTAGAATAGATGGTTTAGTTATGGATGTACCTAAGGATGACGGGATACATGAAGTACCAATTCAAATGGTGATGTTTGATAAAATACCAGAGTGGACACCGCCCATTGGTCGTGGTACATATTTAAGCCCAAGCCAAAGTAAATCAAAAGCTAAAATTGCTGTAATTGGCAAGGGCGTAGAACTTAATGGGATTAGTGAAAATATCCATGTTAGTTTAGGTGAAGAAAAATTTAAAATTGTAGGAGTCACATGCAAAAAGGATAATTTCTCCAACTACTTAGGTAGTATTTTTATTCCATTGGAGTCCTTACCTAGTAAAATGAAAAAATGTATAAAAACAATGAATATATATTTATTAAAAAATAATGGTAGTCCTGAAAATGAAATGAATGAAATTTTAAATGAACTTAATAAACTACCAAATATAAATGCAACCGAGCGTGAAGTAAATAGATACTTAAATGTATTTTGTAGTACCTTAGCTACAACTACAGTGGTAACCTTTTTAATAATACTAGTGGCGGTAAGTAATACAATTGTTTTAGTGTTTTATTTGATGTTGAAAAACAAGAAAAATATCCTAATTAATATTGCTTTGGGTGCAAATAAAAAAATAATTTGGAAACAACTATTTATTGAACTTATGGTGATATCATTAGGGTCCATTATTTCTGCATCATTAGTTGGAATTTTGTTAATGCCATTTGTTAAAAATAATTTTACACATATTTTAAATATAAAAGCTATACAATTTAATTATTTTAATATAATAGCAACTTTTTCAAGTGCTGTTATAATGAGTTTTTTAATATCAATAATAAGTGTAAAAATATTTTTTAAATTAAATCTTACAGCTGAATTAAAAGGAGAATGA
- a CDS encoding ABC transporter permease has protein sequence MFRLRLLIKSITKQGIKFKLVFFQLIIVFISLNFAFSLINRNSEVKNNINKLVDKDKSALLRISVNSQNSNALNSVNRIYEEISNNETVDDIGSYCISETRVNQRKINTIFLNKGAVNLYNIDIHKGSNKIFTYPKSQDEIPIIISNDLSKKWDIGDIINIKLQQNNRSRNFKLKVIGIATGDAVFWSSTIGDQSSITYLKNSIIIPFDKQYFYDEIIDFRMKSSYTIVSTKETKDLNKFITYFSNISYKGTILDYIEVNEFISQIYRVSKPSIVMTLIFSSLLCILSFIGFIGILISYITFRRREYGIRFVLGSTSKELSRLVCGEISLSLIIANLISILIIIVVNSIMKIELKPLLIIKSIIPSFIISFTLVFITFLIYKYYILKKNIVDIIRGN, from the coding sequence ATGTTTAGATTAAGATTATTGATTAAATCTATAACCAAACAAGGCATAAAATTTAAATTAGTTTTTTTTCAACTGATTATAGTATTCATATCTTTAAATTTTGCTTTTAGTTTAATAAATAGAAACTCAGAGGTAAAAAATAATATAAATAAATTAGTAGACAAGGATAAATCGGCATTACTTAGAATTTCAGTAAATTCACAAAATAGTAATGCCTTAAATTCAGTTAATAGGATATATGAAGAAATTTCAAATAATGAAACGGTGGATGACATTGGGAGCTATTGTATAAGTGAAACTAGAGTTAATCAAAGGAAAATTAATACTATATTTTTAAATAAAGGCGCCGTTAATTTATATAATATCGATATTCATAAAGGTAGTAATAAAATTTTTACTTATCCAAAGTCTCAAGATGAAATTCCAATTATTATTAGCAATGATTTATCAAAAAAGTGGGATATAGGTGATATAATTAATATTAAATTACAACAAAATAATCGATCACGAAATTTTAAATTAAAAGTTATAGGAATAGCAACGGGAGATGCCGTTTTTTGGAGTTCTACAATAGGGGACCAATCATCCATTACTTATTTAAAAAATTCTATTATCATACCATTTGATAAACAGTATTTTTATGATGAAATTATTGATTTTAGAATGAAATCTAGTTATACAATTGTTTCAACAAAAGAAACCAAGGATTTAAATAAATTTATAACTTATTTTTCAAACATAAGTTATAAAGGTACAATTCTTGATTATATTGAAGTTAACGAATTCATATCTCAAATATATAGGGTAAGTAAACCTTCTATTGTTATGACATTAATATTTTCTTCTTTATTATGCATTTTATCGTTTATAGGATTTATAGGTATATTAATAAGTTATATTACTTTTAGAAGAAGAGAATACGGAATTAGGTTCGTATTAGGATCGACGAGTAAAGAATTATCAAGATTAGTATGTGGTGAAATATCTTTGTCATTAATTATAGCTAATCTTATATCTATACTTATTATAATTGTTGTCAATAGCATAATGAAAATAGAGTTGAAACCCTTGTTAATTATAAAATCTATTATACCTTCTTTTATTATCTCGTTTACGTTAGTTTTTATAACATTTTTAATATACAAATATTACATATTGAAGAAAAATATCGTTGATATAATAAGGGGGAATTAA
- a CDS encoding ABC transporter ATP-binding protein, translated as MSYIQLIDIIKEYGCKEEVVHALNKVNFNVEKGEMIAVLGTSGSGKSTLLNLIGCLDKCTGGRYLLDGKDITNYNDTELAITRNMNIGFIFQNFSLITDYNVIENVEMPLVYRNLLLGKDKKLNKHEIKDLALRHLKEVGMDSYANKKISKLSGGQQQRVAIARALVNTPDIILADEPTGSLDKSNSLNIINILKSINKTINTTIIVVTHDEQIAKFCDRIIRMEDGVIINSTKM; from the coding sequence TTGAGTTACATACAACTAATAGATATTATAAAAGAATATGGATGTAAAGAGGAAGTTGTACATGCTTTAAATAAGGTTAACTTTAACGTAGAGAAAGGTGAAATGATTGCTGTTTTAGGTACATCAGGATCTGGGAAATCAACATTATTAAATTTGATTGGATGTTTAGATAAATGTACTGGTGGGAGATATTTACTTGATGGTAAGGATATCACAAATTATAATGATACAGAGTTAGCCATAACAAGAAATATGAATATAGGGTTTATATTTCAAAACTTTTCTTTAATTACGGACTATAATGTTATAGAAAATGTTGAAATGCCTCTTGTATATAGAAATTTGCTTTTAGGGAAGGACAAAAAGTTAAACAAACATGAAATTAAAGATTTAGCATTAAGACATTTAAAAGAGGTTGGTATGGATAGTTATGCTAATAAGAAAATTAGTAAATTATCTGGTGGGCAGCAACAAAGGGTTGCAATAGCAAGAGCTCTAGTAAATACGCCAGATATAATTTTGGCAGATGAACCAACAGGTTCTTTAGATAAAAGTAACAGTTTAAACATTATTAATATATTGAAAAGTATTAATAAAACTATTAATACCACTATAATAGTGGTTACCCATGATGAACAAATTGCTAAATTTTGTGATAGAATCATTAGGATGGAAGATGGAGTTATTATTAACTCCACAAAAATGTAA
- a CDS encoding nitrate/sulfite reductase, whose product MGKGFGNLQKVREGKRKYAITPHIPGGFITPENLEKIAKVTKKYNGSLKITSGQRILITNLEEDDLPKIWDELGMEPAVKSQNSIKNVEMCPAGFCKRSKYNTIGIGMKLSKKYQWMDMPCRTKIGVAGCRNACGSVYSKDIGVIADVDGSLMVTVGGSAGYNPRIADIVVKGLSEKEAMTLIDYMVEYYKEKALLGEKLSFFIDRIGIDKVKLELLNRSKIHIVKQ is encoded by the coding sequence ATGGGTAAAGGCTTTGGTAATCTACAAAAGGTTAGAGAAGGTAAAAGAAAATATGCAATAACTCCACATATACCAGGAGGATTTATAACTCCTGAAAATCTTGAGAAAATAGCGAAAGTGACTAAAAAATATAATGGATCTCTAAAGATAACATCTGGTCAGAGAATACTTATAACTAACTTAGAGGAAGATGATTTGCCTAAGATATGGGATGAACTTGGAATGGAACCTGCAGTTAAATCTCAAAATTCTATTAAAAATGTTGAGATGTGTCCAGCTGGATTTTGTAAGAGATCAAAATACAATACTATTGGTATAGGAATGAAGTTATCAAAAAAATATCAATGGATGGATATGCCTTGTAGAACAAAGATAGGTGTTGCCGGCTGCAGAAATGCCTGTGGAAGTGTTTATAGTAAAGATATTGGGGTTATTGCAGATGTTGATGGAAGCCTCATGGTGACAGTGGGTGGATCTGCTGGATATAATCCTAGAATTGCAGATATTGTAGTAAAGGGACTATCTGAAAAGGAAGCTATGACATTAATAGATTATATGGTGGAGTATTATAAGGAAAAGGCACTTTTAGGTGAAAAGCTAAGCTTTTTTATTGATAGGATAGGTATAGATAAAGTTAAATTAGAACTTTTAAATAGAAGCAAAATACATATAGTAAAACAATAA
- a CDS encoding response regulator transcription factor, translating into MAKILIADDEEEIIELLSLYLEKDNNIIYGAKNGLDAFEIIENNDIDLAIIDIMMPKIDGYHLVKKIREKYEIPVIMLSAKSEYSDKILGLELGADDYITKPFNAMEVVARVKAQLRRYYKYHSIGDIVENNNEECLEYGSLKLNNSTCTLYKDGVEIPLTSTEYKIIFYLMNSCGRVFTKKQIFEYVWDEPFYGDDNAIMVHISNLRDKIENDSKNPEYIKTIRGLGYKFNFNRI; encoded by the coding sequence ATGGCTAAAATTTTAATAGCTGACGATGAAGAAGAAATAATCGAATTATTATCCTTATATTTAGAGAAAGATAATAATATAATATATGGTGCTAAAAATGGATTAGATGCTTTTGAAATTATAGAAAATAATGATATAGATTTAGCTATTATAGATATAATGATGCCTAAAATAGATGGGTATCATCTTGTAAAAAAGATAAGAGAAAAATACGAAATACCAGTGATTATGCTGTCAGCAAAAAGTGAGTATAGTGATAAGATATTGGGACTTGAACTTGGGGCCGATGATTATATAACAAAGCCATTTAATGCAATGGAAGTTGTAGCTAGGGTAAAAGCTCAACTTAGAAGGTATTATAAATATCATTCTATTGGAGATATTGTTGAAAATAATAATGAAGAATGTTTAGAATATGGAAGTTTAAAGTTAAATAATAGTACATGTACTTTATATAAAGATGGAGTAGAGATTCCACTAACATCTACAGAATATAAGATAATATTTTATTTAATGAACAGTTGTGGAAGAGTTTTTACAAAAAAACAAATATTTGAATATGTTTGGGATGAGCCATTTTATGGTGATGATAATGCTATAATGGTTCATATAAGTAATCTTAGAGATAAAATAGAGAATGATTCTAAAAATCCAGAGTATATAAAAACTATACGAGGACTTGGATATAAATTTAATTTTAATAGAATATAG
- a CDS encoding sensor histidine kinase produces the protein MFGLKRQNKKVYTAMFKQYILFVFLIIIVFVSGILATLIGIGKLISSKDYISDVQQFYKASSIVKSNFKEINAEKITSVGGWVEILDENKSVVYVIGEKKDNKKVYTEDEMLKLIEENSDESKADSTYLHSIDTFYVNKKKHYCMVKIPPGVINIDIDKKGSTEEYIHKVGNKLFRGIFHTSLFILLVILFYAFWTSRRIVEPLREILKGINKMTEGDYSARIAFKRENEFSEIKEAFNFMAEKIQQGTMEREKSEEFKQQLFTDISHDLKTPITSIQGYSKALYDGVVEGEEKKRRYIKTIYHKSKRLVELVENVHELAKLGNNNYSIYKEEIDICEFLREIITGFYFEIENKRFDFEIEIPEEQILCSVDKNEMTRAISNIMSNSLKYNPYNTKLKIQLNKNKHFIEISIADDGIGIPYELKDIIFEAFTRADKSRITTGGTGLGLSIAKKIVEKHKGSISLEHNDEYKTIFKIVLNAK, from the coding sequence ATGTTTGGTTTAAAAAGACAAAATAAAAAAGTATATACGGCTATGTTTAAGCAATATATACTTTTTGTATTTCTTATAATTATAGTTTTTGTATCAGGAATTTTAGCAACACTTATTGGTATTGGTAAACTTATAAGCTCTAAAGACTATATATCAGATGTACAGCAGTTTTATAAAGCATCTTCTATTGTTAAAAGTAATTTTAAAGAAATAAATGCTGAAAAAATAACATCTGTAGGTGGATGGGTAGAAATATTAGATGAAAATAAGAGTGTTGTTTATGTTATTGGGGAAAAGAAAGATAATAAAAAAGTTTATACAGAAGATGAAATGTTAAAATTAATAGAAGAAAATTCAGATGAGAGCAAAGCAGATAGTACATATTTACATTCCATAGATACTTTTTATGTAAATAAAAAGAAACATTACTGTATGGTAAAAATACCACCAGGAGTTATAAATATAGACATAGATAAGAAAGGATCTACAGAAGAGTACATACATAAAGTAGGAAATAAATTATTTAGAGGAATTTTTCATACATCATTATTCATTTTACTAGTAATACTGTTTTATGCGTTTTGGACATCAAGAAGAATTGTTGAGCCACTAAGGGAGATATTAAAAGGCATAAATAAGATGACGGAGGGAGATTATTCCGCTAGAATAGCATTTAAACGAGAAAATGAGTTTTCAGAGATTAAAGAAGCCTTTAATTTTATGGCAGAAAAGATTCAACAAGGAACAATGGAAAGGGAAAAATCAGAGGAGTTTAAGCAACAATTATTTACTGATATATCTCATGATTTAAAGACTCCAATAACTTCAATACAAGGATATTCAAAGGCTTTATATGATGGTGTTGTTGAAGGCGAAGAAAAAAAGAGGAGATATATTAAAACTATTTATCATAAGTCAAAAAGGCTTGTTGAATTAGTTGAAAATGTACATGAACTTGCAAAACTAGGTAATAATAATTATTCCATATATAAAGAAGAAATAGATATATGTGAATTTTTGAGAGAGATAATTACAGGCTTTTATTTTGAAATAGAGAATAAAAGATTTGATTTCGAAATAGAGATACCGGAAGAACAAATTTTGTGTTCAGTTGACAAAAATGAAATGACTCGAGCTATATCAAATATAATGTCTAATTCTTTAAAATATAATCCATATAACACAAAGCTTAAAATACAGCTAAATAAAAATAAACATTTTATAGAAATAAGTATTGCAGATGATGGAATTGGTATACCTTATGAGCTAAAAGATATAATATTTGAAGCATTTACTAGAGCGGATAAATCGCGAATAACAACTGGGGGAACAGGACTCGGACTATCTATTGCAAAAAAGATTGTTGAAAAACATAAGGGTAGTATTTCATTAGAACATAATGATGAATATAAAACTATATTTAAGATAGTGTTAAATGCAAAATAA
- a CDS encoding CPBP family intramembrane glutamic endopeptidase, whose product MDKYFEKITILETLGVYILVNILVFLSTLVINVDSKSAINGNLLGIINEVLLITYIIYRLNHNNFKLKEAVIDFKNKPQFKDSLIIFILHAILALTAALGIAYIIYKINPELTKKMLNDKIIENNGAVYDNIYAFILGVILAPIMEELIFRGIMFNRLKMRWGAGPAIIISSIIFGMLHMDLAIIGAVLFGIMMCILYMKTRNIITTMTVHFINNLIFISMSIGKQENISQGDITEIISIGKIALILFAVSSVISIYYIVKNWPKKEKRSA is encoded by the coding sequence ATGGATAAGTATTTTGAGAAAATTACTATATTAGAAACATTAGGAGTGTATATTCTAGTAAATATTTTAGTGTTTTTAAGTACTTTAGTTATAAATGTTGACTCAAAATCAGCGATTAATGGAAATCTATTAGGTATAATTAATGAGGTACTGTTAATCACATACATTATTTATAGATTAAATCATAATAATTTTAAATTAAAAGAAGCTGTAATAGATTTTAAAAATAAACCTCAATTTAAGGATAGTTTAATAATTTTTATATTACATGCAATTTTAGCGTTAACAGCTGCATTAGGAATAGCTTATATAATATATAAAATTAATCCCGAATTAACGAAAAAAATGTTGAATGATAAGATAATTGAAAATAATGGTGCAGTATATGATAATATATATGCATTTATTTTAGGAGTTATATTGGCTCCTATTATGGAGGAACTTATATTTAGAGGGATTATGTTTAATAGGTTAAAGATGAGATGGGGAGCAGGACCAGCTATTATTATATCATCAATTATTTTTGGAATGTTGCATATGGATCTAGCTATTATAGGAGCAGTATTATTTGGTATTATGATGTGTATTTTATATATGAAAACTAGAAATATAATTACAACTATGACTGTACATTTTATAAATAACCTAATATTTATTTCTATGAGTATAGGAAAACAAGAAAACATATCTCAAGGGGATATTACAGAAATAATTTCTATAGGTAAAATAGCATTAATTTTATTTGCAGTTTCTTCTGTAATCTCAATATATTATATAGTGAAAAATTGGCCTAAGAAGGAAAAAAGATCAGCTTAA
- a CDS encoding D-2-hydroxyacid dehydrogenase, which produces MLKIVILDAKTLGNDISLEGFNEFGEVSIYDFTKKEEVIDRIKDKDIIITNKVVLSKDNLKYAKNLKLICIAATGTNNVDLNYTNENNIVVTNVAGYSTNSVVQHTFACLFYLLENLKYYHDYTKKYLYCESDTFTHFERPFWEICDKTWGIIGLGEIGKGVAKLAKNFGCNVVYYSTSGKNNNSIYKRCDLQELLKISDIVSIHCPLNLKTENLIAFNELKLMKESSILINVGRGRIVNEKDLAKALDENCIRGAALDVMKEEPIKKDNPLLHIKNKDRLLITPHIAWASFEARKKLIDEIIFNIQGFLNNERRNVIV; this is translated from the coding sequence ATGTTAAAAATAGTTATATTAGATGCTAAAACATTAGGAAATGATATAAGTTTAGAAGGATTTAATGAATTTGGAGAAGTAAGTATATATGATTTTACTAAAAAGGAAGAAGTTATAGATAGAATAAAAGATAAAGATATAATAATAACTAATAAAGTGGTATTAAGTAAGGATAATTTGAAGTATGCTAAAAATCTTAAATTGATATGCATAGCTGCTACGGGAACAAATAATGTTGATTTAAATTATACAAATGAGAATAATATAGTTGTTACAAATGTTGCTGGATATTCAACAAATAGTGTTGTTCAACATACATTTGCTTGTTTATTTTACTTATTGGAAAATCTAAAATATTACCATGATTATACAAAAAAATATTTGTATTGTGAGAGTGATACTTTTACTCATTTTGAACGTCCATTTTGGGAAATTTGTGATAAAACTTGGGGTATAATTGGTCTTGGTGAAATAGGAAAAGGGGTAGCTAAATTAGCGAAGAATTTTGGCTGTAATGTTGTATATTATTCAACATCAGGAAAAAATAACAACTCAATTTATAAAAGGTGTGATTTACAGGAACTATTGAAGATTAGTGATATAGTATCTATTCATTGCCCATTAAATTTAAAGACTGAGAATCTAATAGCTTTTAATGAATTAAAATTAATGAAAGAATCTTCTATATTAATAAATGTAGGTAGGGGAAGAATAGTTAATGAAAAAGATCTAGCAAAAGCATTAGATGAAAATTGTATTAGAGGAGCGGCATTAGATGTTATGAAAGAGGAACCTATTAAAAAAGATAATCCTTTGTTGCATATAAAAAATAAAGATAGATTGCTAATAACTCCTCACATTGCATGGGCAAGTTTTGAGGCAAGAAAAAAATTAATAGATGAAATAATATTTAATATACAAGGGTTTTTAAATAATGAGAGAAGGAATGTGATTGTTTAA